One part of the Macrobrachium rosenbergii isolate ZJJX-2024 chromosome 3, ASM4041242v1, whole genome shotgun sequence genome encodes these proteins:
- the LOC136828165 gene encoding uncharacterized protein yields the protein MAGNLVNTVASLGAVIILGSSFSSSSRYSVSSSVITITPTTTTTTPRLPNTTSTTSTTPPTTSTTTPNTTSTTSTTSTTSTTTTTTSTTSTTSTTTPTTTTTTPTNTTRASSTSTTTPTTTTTTPTTTSTTSTTSNTTPTITTTTPTTTSTISTTSTTSTTTPTTTSTTSTTSTTTPTTTTTTPITTSTTSTTSTTTPTTTTTTPTTTTKTSTASTTTPTTTTTTPTTTSTTSTTSTTTPTSTTPTTTSTVSTASTTTPTTTTPISTTSTTSTTTPTTSTTTPTTTSTVSTASTTTPTTTTPTSTSTTSTTSTTTPTTTTTSTTTSTAINNIHYYTNHNY from the exons atgGCAGGGAATCTTGTAAACACCGTTGCTTCtcttggtgctgttattattcttg GTTCAAGTTTCTCGAGTAGTTCCCGCTACAGTGTTTCAAGTTCCGTTATTACTATAACTCCAACAACAACCACGACAACACCAAGACTTCCAAACACAACATCAACTACATCTACAACCCCACCTACCACTTCCACAACAACTCCAAATACTACAAGCACTACATCAACTACTTCGACTACCtcaacaaccacaacaactacaaGCACAACATCAACTACATCTACTACCACTCCTACTACTACCACAACTACTCCAACAAATACAACCAGAGCATCCTCTACGTCTACTACCACGCCTACCACTACCACAACAACCCCAACTACTACAAGTACTACATCAACTACATCCAATACCACACCTACCATTACAACAACAACCCCAACAACTACAAGTACAATATCAACTACTTCTACTACTTCTACCACAACTCCAACAACTACAAGCACAACATCAACCAcatccacaaccacacctaccaCTACCACAACAACTCCAATTACTACGAGTACAACATCAACTACATCTACTACCACACCTACCACtaccacaacaactccaacaaCTACAACCAAAACATCAACTGCATCCACTACCACACCTACCACtaccacaacaactccaacaaCTACAAGCACAACATCAACTACATCCACTACCACACCTACCTCAACCACCCCAACTACTACAAGCACAGTATCAACTGCATCCACTACTACACCTACCACTACAACTCCAATAAGTACAACATCAACTACATCCACTACCACACCTACCACTAGCACAACAACCCCAACTACTACAAGTACAGTATCAACTGCATCCACTACTACACCTACCACTACAACTCCAACAAGTACGAGTACAACATCAACTACATCCACTACCACACCTACCACTACTACCACAAGTACTACTACAAGCACAGCAATCAACAACATCCACTACTACACCAACCACAACTACTAA